One Perognathus longimembris pacificus isolate PPM17 chromosome 2, ASM2315922v1, whole genome shotgun sequence DNA segment encodes these proteins:
- the Pdzd7 gene encoding PDZ domain-containing protein 7 isoform X4 yields MARGFTMGFDPLGPGELSSGSLSSLSSRGHLGSDSGSTATRYLLRKQQRLLNGPHRGIRASSPMGRVILINSPIEANSDESDIIHAVRVEKSPTGKLGFSVRGGSEHGLGIFVSKVEEGSSAEQAGLCVGDKITEVNGLSLESTTMGSAVKVLTGSSRLHMMVRRMGRVPGIKFSKEKTTWVDVVNRRLVVEKCSSTPSDSSSEYGARRIVHLYTTSDDFCLGFNIRGGKEFGLGIYVSKVDHGGLAEENGIKVGDQVLAANGVRFDDISHSQAVEVLKGQTHIMLTIKETGRYPAYKEMVSEYCWLDRLSNGVLQQLSPASESGSSVSSYASSAPCSSGSLPSDRMDVCLGPEDLDGHSPGWGRADTAMQTEPDMGGRMETWCSVRPTVILRDTAIRADGPPPARRLDSALSESPKTALLLALSRPRPPITRSQSHLTLWEEKKQRKKEKSSGSPEEKGALQRSKTLMNLFFKGGRQGRPSGDGRKEAWTLDSGSPAKARLCLDLDKAGGVGPVQKFVTWRLRRDRERARALLSTRSGSPSVQLPSMDEWVQAWESRRPLIQDLARRLLTDDEVLAVTRHCSRYVHEGGVEDLVRPLLAILDRPEKLLLLRDIRAEAPPDTSRTEPRSACTSCLPPGV; encoded by the exons ATGGCCCGTGGCTTCACAATGGGCTTCGACCCCCTGGGTCCAGGAGAACTCAGCTCTGGCTCTCTAAGCTCCCTCTCCTCCCGAGGCCACCTGGGCAGTGACTCGGGCTCCACCGCAACACGATACCTGCTGAGGAAGCAGCAGCGCCTGCTGAATGGGCCCCACCGTGGAATCCGAGCCTCATCCCCCATGGGCCGCGTCATCCTCATCAACTCTCCCATCGAAG CCAACAGTGATGAGAGTGACATCATTCATGCCGTCCGAGTGGAGAAGAGCCCCACAGGGAAGCTGGGTTTCAGTGTGCGTGGGGGCTCTGAGCATGGCCTGGGCATCTTCGTCAGCAAAGTAGAAGAGGGGAGCAGTGCAG AGCAGGCTGGCCTGTGCGTGGGGGACAAGATCACCGAGGTGAACGGGCTTAGCCTGGAGAGCACCACGATGGGCAGTGCCGTGAAGGTGCTGACGGGCAGCAGCCGCCTACACATGATGGTGCGACGCATGGGTCGTGTGCCGGGCATCAAATTCTCCAAGGAGAAGACCACATG GGTGGACGTGGTGAACCGACGCCTGGTGGTGGAGAAGTGCAGTTCCACACCGTCAGACAGCAGCTCCGAGTATGGCGCCCGGCGCATTGTCCACCTGTACACCACCTCTGACGACTTCTGCCTGGGCTTCAACATCCGAGGGGGCAAAGAGTTTGGCCTGGGCATCTATGTGTCCAA AGTGGACCATGGTGGCCTGGCTGAGGAGAATGGCATCAAAGTAGGGGACCAGGTCCTGGCGGCCAATGGTGTTAGGTTTGATGACATCAGCCATAGCCAGGCTGTGGAGGTGCTAAAGGGCCAAACACACATCATGTTGACAATCAAG GAGACAGGCCGGTACCCTGCCTACAAGGAGATGGTTTCTGAGTACTGCTGGCTGGACAGAC TGAGCAACGGGGTGCTACAGCAGCTGTCGCCAGCCTCTGAGAGCGGCTCCAGTGTCTCCTCCTATGCCTCCAGTGCCCCCTGCAGCTCGGGCTCCCTGCCCTCGGACCGCATGGATGTCTGCCTGGGGCCCGAGGATCTGGATGGCCACAGCCCCGGCTGGGGACGGGCGGACACAGCCATGCAGACAGAGCCTGATATGGGGGGCCGCATGGAGACATGGTGCAGCGTGCGACCCACTGTCATCCTCAGGGACACAGCCATCCGCGCTGACGGCCCCCCTCCAGCCCGTCGCCTGGACTCTGCCCTCTCGGAGTCCCCCAAGACTGCTCTGCTGCTGGCCCTCAGCCGACCCCGGCCCCCCATCACTCGATCTCAGAGCCACCTGACCCTGTGGG AGGAGAAGAAGCAACGAAAGAAAGAGAAGTCATCAGGATCCCCCGAGGAGAAAGGGGCCCTACAACGCTCCAAGACGCTGATGAACCTCTTCTTCAAGGGAGGACGGCAGGGACGGCCATCAGGGGACGGGCGCAAAGAGGCCTGGACACTGGACAGTGGGAGCCCCGCCAAAGCCCGCCTTTGCCTGGATCTGGACAAAG CAGGAGGTGTGGGGCCTGTGCAGAAGTTTGTTACCTGGAGACTGAGACGTG ATCGGGAGAGGGCCCGAGCCCTGCTCTCTACCAGGTCTGGGAGTCCCTCCGTCCAGTTGCCCAGCATGGATGAGTGGGTACAGGCCTGGGAGAGCCGACGGCCCCTCATCCAGGACCTAGCGAGGCGGCTGCTCACTGACGACGAGGTGCTGGCAGTCACCCGCCACTGCTCCCGG
- the Sfxn3 gene encoding sideroflexin-3 isoform X1 — MRLVAAPGIHHIQEMGDLPLNINIQEPRWDQSTFLGRAKHFFTVTDPRNLLLSGEQLEASRNIVQNYRAGVVTPGLTEDQLWKAKYVYDSAFHPDTGEKVVLIGRMSAQVPMNMTITGCMLTFYRKTPTVVFWQWINQSFNAVVNYSNRSGDAPITVQQLGTAYVSATTGAVATALGLKSLTKHLPPLVGRFVPFAAVAAANCINIPLMRQRELQVGIPVTDEGGQRLGHSVTAAKQGIFQVVVSRICMAIPAMAIPPVIMDSLEKRDFLKRRPWLGAPLQVGLVGFCLVFATPLCCALFPQRSSIHVTRLEPELRAQIHKQNPSIEVVYYNKGL; from the exons ATGAGATTAGTTGCTGCTCCTGGTATTCACCACATACAG GAAATGGGTGACTTGCCCTTAAATATCAACATCCAGGAACCTCGCTGGGACCAAAGCACATTCCTGGGCAGAGCTAAGCATTTCTTCACTGTTACGGATCCTAGAAAtctgctgctgtctggagaaCAGCTAGAAGCTTCCCGGAACATTGTGCAGAACTATAG GGCTGGTGTGGTAACCCCAGGGCTCACCGAGGACCAGCTCTGGAAGGCCAAGTATGTATATGACTCTGCATTCCATCCGGACACGGGCGAGAAGGTGGTTCTCATTGGCCGAATGTCAGCCCAGGTGCCCATGAACATGACCATCACAGGCTGCATGCTCACCTTCTACAG gaaGACCCCAACCGTGGTATTCTGGCAGTGGATCAATCAGTCCTTCAATGCTGTTGTTAACTATTCCAACCGCAGCGGCGACGCGCCCATCACTGTGCA GCAGCTGGGAACAGCCTATGTGAGTGCTACCACTGGGGCTGTGGCCACGGCTCTGGGACTCAAATCCCTCACCAAG CATCTACCCCCCTTGGTTGGCAGATTTGTGCCCTTTGCAGCTGTCGCTGCTGCCAATTGCATCAACATTCCTCTGATGAGGCAGAG GGAGCTGCAGGTGGGCATCCCAGTGACGGATGAGGGAGGTCAGAGGCTTGGCCACTCAGTGACTGCAGCCAAGCAGGGAATCTTCCAGGTGGTGGTATCAAGAATCTGCATGGCGATTCCTGCCATGG CCATTCCCCCAGTGATCATGGACTCTTTGGAGAAGAGAGACTTTCTGAAG CGCCGTCCCTGGCTGGGGGCACCTCTCCAGGTGGGACTGGTAGGCTTCTG CCTGGTGTTTGCcaccccgctgtgctgtgctCTGTTCCCCCAGAGGAG CTCTATCCATGTGACCAGGCTGGAACCAGAGCTGAGGGCTCAGATTCACAAGCAAAACCCCAGCATCGAGGTGGTGTACTACAACAAAGGGCTTTGA
- the Sfxn3 gene encoding sideroflexin-3 isoform X2: MGDLPLNINIQEPRWDQSTFLGRAKHFFTVTDPRNLLLSGEQLEASRNIVQNYRAGVVTPGLTEDQLWKAKYVYDSAFHPDTGEKVVLIGRMSAQVPMNMTITGCMLTFYRKTPTVVFWQWINQSFNAVVNYSNRSGDAPITVQQLGTAYVSATTGAVATALGLKSLTKHLPPLVGRFVPFAAVAAANCINIPLMRQRELQVGIPVTDEGGQRLGHSVTAAKQGIFQVVVSRICMAIPAMAIPPVIMDSLEKRDFLKRRPWLGAPLQVGLVGFCLVFATPLCCALFPQRSSIHVTRLEPELRAQIHKQNPSIEVVYYNKGL; encoded by the exons ATGGGTGACTTGCCCTTAAATATCAACATCCAGGAACCTCGCTGGGACCAAAGCACATTCCTGGGCAGAGCTAAGCATTTCTTCACTGTTACGGATCCTAGAAAtctgctgctgtctggagaaCAGCTAGAAGCTTCCCGGAACATTGTGCAGAACTATAG GGCTGGTGTGGTAACCCCAGGGCTCACCGAGGACCAGCTCTGGAAGGCCAAGTATGTATATGACTCTGCATTCCATCCGGACACGGGCGAGAAGGTGGTTCTCATTGGCCGAATGTCAGCCCAGGTGCCCATGAACATGACCATCACAGGCTGCATGCTCACCTTCTACAG gaaGACCCCAACCGTGGTATTCTGGCAGTGGATCAATCAGTCCTTCAATGCTGTTGTTAACTATTCCAACCGCAGCGGCGACGCGCCCATCACTGTGCA GCAGCTGGGAACAGCCTATGTGAGTGCTACCACTGGGGCTGTGGCCACGGCTCTGGGACTCAAATCCCTCACCAAG CATCTACCCCCCTTGGTTGGCAGATTTGTGCCCTTTGCAGCTGTCGCTGCTGCCAATTGCATCAACATTCCTCTGATGAGGCAGAG GGAGCTGCAGGTGGGCATCCCAGTGACGGATGAGGGAGGTCAGAGGCTTGGCCACTCAGTGACTGCAGCCAAGCAGGGAATCTTCCAGGTGGTGGTATCAAGAATCTGCATGGCGATTCCTGCCATGG CCATTCCCCCAGTGATCATGGACTCTTTGGAGAAGAGAGACTTTCTGAAG CGCCGTCCCTGGCTGGGGGCACCTCTCCAGGTGGGACTGGTAGGCTTCTG CCTGGTGTTTGCcaccccgctgtgctgtgctCTGTTCCCCCAGAGGAG CTCTATCCATGTGACCAGGCTGGAACCAGAGCTGAGGGCTCAGATTCACAAGCAAAACCCCAGCATCGAGGTGGTGTACTACAACAAAGGGCTTTGA